Sequence from the Argentina anserina chromosome 7, drPotAnse1.1, whole genome shotgun sequence genome:
TATGTTGCTTTTAGGTGAAGGAATGGGCAAAAGCACACAACATCAATGATTCAAAAACTGGGACTTTCAATTCATACTCTCTTAGTATGCTTGTGGTCTTCCATTTTCAGGTAAATATTTTATATCTTCATCTCTGGTTTTACCGCAAAGTAATTGTAGTCTCAAGGGGTTCTTCGGACAGTTTTAGCTGCAATTAGCATATCTAGCATAGTTGAATGCGACCTGGTTTGCCAAAAGTAGTGTAATAACAATTATCCAACCCTTCTGTGCTTTTCTCATCGTCTGCTAGACTTTACAAAGTGGCACTTATATTAGTTTCCCAAACTCATAGTTTCAAATACTGTTCTTGCTCCATAGAGTAACAACATATATGACTTAGTTTCACATTCCTGTTACTAACTTTTtgttaataataaaatttcagACATGTGTACCTGCCGTTCTGCCCCCTCTTCAAGACATATATCCAGGAACTCTCACAGATGATCTTCAAGGTACTTTTAGCCGTAGCCGTAAACGGAGACATCATTTTAACATTAACTGTTGGTAAAATTTGCTTTCTATTCTTTGTTTGAAATAATGGACTCTTAAGTTATCTCCACCGCATCAAAGGAAAGGAACTCCCTCTTTCTAGGAAATCATGTGGCAAGAATTGTAATCTCAATCTTTCCATTGTCAAATCATTTAGTTTTGTAATTGGTTCCCTGGCGCTTCATGGGACGGACGTTAGCAGTCCCCCTCCCTCATTCTCTTaacttttttaaataattggaggggatttttttttgtttctgttttgtttgttCAGCGTAGTTTGATTGGAGGGGTGATGTATAATGTGTTTGGCGGCTCAATGTCATGAATCCGGTGAAATGGTGTGAATTTTATATGTGCCCCAAATTTTAAtctgtttttatttcttttctcttttttcttttatcatgaattctcttcttctctttagtTTTTATTGTTACTCCATAATGTTGTTTCATGAGAGCTAttctagaaggtttctaaatcATACTTTTAGTGAACTAGTGTTTgtttattaagaaaatagAAAGTTCAATATTGTTTCTGGAAACGATTTCTTTTACTGTACATAAACTTGTCTAAAATACTTTGAAAAACAAGATGTTGATCTAATCatttaactaattaatttaGACAAGAAATATCTAATGTGTTATGTTTCTTGCAGGCTTGAGAGATGATGCAGAAAGACGTATTGAAAATAATTGTGTTGAgaacataagaaaatataaaacaagTAGATTGAGAGCTCGGAATGAAAGTTCTTTGTCTGAGCTTTTCATTTCATTCCTTGGGAAGGTACtttgattattttctgttttcagGACTAATATGGGTGAAGTTTGTTTATAACCAGAGTTGTGTATCATGTCCGCTCCAAAGTTTGTCTGGTTAGGCACCTTTGCTATTTTAGTTATGGTAATTTTATATAAATGCAGTTCGTTGACCTTAGTTCGAAGGCTTCGGAGTTGGGAATTTGCACATATTCTGGAAAATGGGAAGCCATAGAAAGCAATATGGGACGGTTGCCCAAAACGTATTGTATATTGGTAATTTCATCTTTCTTCTCTACATACTGCAGATTAGATATTTTGATTCTCTGCTCCATCGTTTTGGAGTAGAATTGGTGTCTCCACCACTGAATATGTGACTGAAATTGGCATGTAGGTTGAAGATCCTTTTGATCGGCCAGAAAATTCAGCAAGAGGTGTCAGCGCAAGAGCATTGAATAGGATCTCTGAAGTTTTTGAGATGAGTCGCAGCAGGCTAATTGCAGCTTGTTATAGTTCCTCCCTAGCCATTGATAGTTCCCTTCTTCACACACTAGTCCGACCAGGAACAGTACACCTTATTATTGGGAACCGAGATTACAATATTGAGCAGCACCAACCAACTGATCCACATCATTTCATCTCTGAGAGCTCACATTCACGAACCACAAGACATTATAACGGTCCCCCGAAACCATTTGATCCTTTTATACGAGAGATGGTACCCCGAAAGAACCATACCGGCACTCGGGTTCCAACTGGGTATGTACGAGAGTTGGTAGACTCATCCCCACAAGTACACCAACAATTAAGAAAGCTAGTGCACTCATCCTCACAAGTAAGACCACATATACAAAAGCTGGTGAACTCATCATCACAAATATTACCGCGTGTACAAAAGTCTGTGCACTCAACCTCTCAAGTACAATCACCACTTCAGATAACGAAGCCAGAGAAGGCACCAATGGTAGACTCATCCCCACAAGTACACCAACAACTACGAAAGCCAGTGCAATCATCCTCACAAGTAAGACCACAGATGCAAGAGCCGGTGAACTCATCATCACAAATATTACCGCATGTACGAAAGTCTGTGCACTCAACCTCTCAAGTACAATCACCACTTCAGAAAACGAAGCCAGGGAAGGCACCAATGGTACAGGTGCATCAGGAATGGAGACCAAAGAAACCAGGAATGCAGttatgatgtgatttttggtgtTGAAACAACTTTGACGGCCGGTTTTGATAAGGTTAAATTGTAGAGAATCTCACCAGTTTGCCATGTGTATGGCAATTGTTTTTCAGGAGCAAGGGGTTTTGTTAAAATGATATCAATCATTCTCCTGCAGTGATGAAGCTTTCCATTAAAGAATTTCTGATATTTGTATGTCAGGAGAACATTTTTTCTGAACTACCTAAATAGAGTCGATAGTTTTCATATTCAGAGAGATTTTTTTCATGTTCAGAAAAATGTTACTCCTGTGTATACATTATTCAAAGGAAATGGCAGCCCGCTTCATAGAACCtcagaaaataataaacaaatgGACTCAAATTGATATTGAAGTGCTAATATGTACATCATACATAAAACAATTGAACTCTTTAATCTGATTCAAGTTCAAATGCTATTCTATTTCCCAAAGAAACCAGAAGACGTTTCTCTATGGTAGGGAACCAATTCAACTCTGCATAATCTTTACTGATGTATGTAACTATCTTAAATGGGATCCAATCTGTGCTAAACAATTAAACAAATCTATttcaccgattattactgGTGTTAGGCTCATTTTTCCTTCACATAGATGAGCAGTATAAATCACACTGGGTCTTCAACTCTGAAGGCTTCAACTAATGCAAGAGGCGTTTTTCAGCCATAAAGAGCCTATAACTTGCATGAGGACCCTCAGATGTGTCTCGCAAATTAATCCTCCATCCCATGGCATTTCCAATAGCTTGAAGCTCGTCCATGACTGTAAGAGCATCACGGATGTATACACGTCCACCTGGTCTAAGCATACGGTCCATTTCAAGCATAATTGTTGATATATTGCACCTGCGATAATGAAGCATAATGTCTTAATTCTGTTGGTTAAATCGAACGGAAAGAGAAATTAAAGCACAGGTTTATAGCCGATATCATAGTGTGAATATTTCACCCCCAACCAATGAAACTGCAACAAAGAAGGCATAAAATATGATTCCCAGAAGACAATAATTTAACAGTCACATTTCCTTTTCAAGTCAAATAAAAACTGCTCAACCAAAGATAAACCCTCATCTTTTTCTTCTGCATGTAGAAAGATTCCCACAACCTCCCACTTAATATTATTAGGGCCATTGGTTCTTCCAAATTTAATACTGGTCACCTACTTTTTCTAAAGTACTTTTGTTTCTAATTAACTGTACCACTACTAGTATCCTGAATCTTACTTCTGGTGCAATGCAAACTCTCATTGAAGCGAACTACTGTTCACTTTCATCTAAGGGACATAAAGATTAAAGACAGAGTAGTAATGAACTGATGGGAAACCAGAATAAATAAAGCACAAAGAAATTAGAGTTTCTACTTAGAGAAGGCGGGGTATACCTTTTCTTCTCAATAGAAAAGAGGCCAGCTGCATGTATCAAATCATAGGTTCTTGGGTATGTATCAAATGGCTCACACCTGATACACATAATGCAAATCAGTTGTTTCAGTAAAATGAATATTGTTACAAGCATCGGTCTCATGCTCAAAATTTAAGGTAACAGTTAATGTTGTCATTCTTTGTTGAACATTTGAATAAATCTCTAGGAGTAGTGGTACTTTTCAGTATAATCGAAGTAATGCAGACTTTTATAATCACACAATCTATCAGCGTCTTCAAGCATACAAAAACATATTAACAAATCAACCGGCTAGCACAGAGAGCTGCTGGTACCATACCAGTCGTGCATAACTCCAATAAGTCCACGGTCATATATAACAGGCAAAGTGTTGGGGCCGCTAACAGGTACCACATTCATAACCCAGGAATTTAAGTTATGTTCTATTAAAGCTGCTGCAAACCTGCCAACCAATTTATGGACTGTAAGCATTGaaaaaatttaagaaattaaaaaagaaaacgtTAATCAGCAGAGTATGAGATGAATATTATACCCTCCAAAGCCAGCTCTCATATCCATCACATTTCTTAATCTTAACTTCTTCCATTTAAAAGCACGGACATAGCCTTCAATTATTTCGTGCCAATATTTAGATTCTGCCTTGAAGAGCTCCTTTCTGGATATATAAGCATCAAACTGTATGCTCTGAAGCCTATCAGGGGGAGTTTGCATGCGGTCTGGCCATGTTGTGACATTTGCTCCATAACCATTTTCAGGGAGTCTTGTAATGCATGGCTTCAGATCAACGTACCTACATCATCATACAAAGaacaccaaaaaaaataagaccctcacaacaagaaaaaaaaattcaagtgCGTCTACACAATCAATGACCAAGTCTCGCCTATGAAAGCGACAGTCAAATCTTTAATCTTAGAAATTTGTATAAAGAAGGAACTACACTGCCGTGTGTAATGAAAAATGCAAGCACAATTTGGGGAGGGCTCATCGCGAGGTTGCTCACCGTGGGAAAGTGAAACTTCCTTACACTAACAAGTAAGAAAGTAAACTTCCTCAGTAATGTAGTATTATATATGAAAAGAATAATAGATCCATCCCATCGGTCCTGTTTTCTTAGAAATATCTACAAAAGAATGGGACTCGTAAGAGCATTCCGTATCGTAAAGTCATGAGTGCTATAGAAATtaggctctctctctctctcattttcttcctttgTGGTTTCACTCTATTAGTGACCTTTTCTCGTTTGTGGGTAGATAATTGATCGTctgtcttttcttttcctttttttgttttatatttaaaatgtGATTAATATCTAAGTATGATCAACAAAGAGCTTGTACATAACAATTCTGATAAAAAGTTACCTTACTTTAATGCGATTATCAAAATAGTAAAGAGAATGATTGGATAGGAAATATTACCACACTTTGTCTGGGTCATCACTCGAGTCACATAATGCAGGTTTGGTTTCGGGATCCCGACTTAGATAGCAGCTATTATTAACCGGTTTCTGCCATACAGCAACATAGCCATCCTTTTTCACAAACTCCCAGCAAAGACGCGTCGTGAGGTTAAGCATCTCTGGCCAAGAAAAAATGGGAAAAAACATCAGAGATGTTATTGTTGCCAGGTAAGAAATTTCAAGTGCGATGAAGATGATATTGCTCATTTGTCAGTTAAAATTGGTCTAGGATCATAGTAAAAAGAAACTGTAGGTTACAGCTTGGTGGACGGAGGATTAATCTAGAAGTGGGAAAGAGAGAGTTATATTGTTTTCAAGTCATCGCAAGTTGGAAATTGCATATTCAGAGGGCAACTAATATACAAACAAAACCCTCACTGAGAGAAAAATGCGATAAACAAGTTATCAGAAGAAATTATACAAACAATTCAAAATGAAGAAGCATATAGTAGATAAGTAATACCTTGCCACTGTTCCTCTAGGACTTCTTCATGCTTATAAACTGGCTGTGCTGCCCAAACAAAGTATCCTCCTGCCCGGAGCATCCTATTAACCTCAAGTAGCAATATCCCATCTTCATCACAAAGAATAAAAAGAGGGTAAAGATAGACCACAAGCAAAAGATATCCGCCAAGTCGACAACTCTTTTAGAATAAATAATACAACAACTGAACAAAGATCCAACAACTGCTTCAAACCCTGAGATTTTTATGGTATAATAGGGTGATTTCTTGAGGTTACTATAAGTAAAGTTCATGAGTACATAAGTTGAGGTATAACATGTTCTTCAGTTTTAAATATCTTGTCTCTTTCTTTTACCAACACGCATAGTTATAGaaggattgaaaaaaaatacaatccTACCAAATTGGTCGCTGCCTAACAAGCACTTTCATTCACCTCTAAACTTGTCCTTTTCTCAtctatgaaaaataaaatcagaaaTATCCTTGTGCCAGTAAAACGACATACCGTCACGAGTCCAATTAATCCTGCATCGCGAGCAATGGATCAAGTCAAATGCCTGACTTGGGTACAATAAACGGCGCGTAGAAAAAGCTGCTACCATTGCAGGCACTCCACGCTCAAGAGCGAATTGTATCTGGTTCTCATGGACATCTTTCGGAGCAATTGACATAGTGACTACATTCCGTTGCATCAAGTATGCGCCAAAGCTTGCAACACCACATCCAACATCCAATGCAACTCGTATATGGCGACCAAATGTGATGTCAGGGATCATCTACACCATCAAAACTCAACCATCAGACAAACAAAACGAAAAACGATAACTCACTGTCCTAACTCCTAACTATCCACTTCATTTCCTTCTTTCAACTCCAAACAATTGTTACCTTAGACATATGATCCAAGTACTCATCCGCCCCGTGTATAAACTGCGTACCGCCTCCTGGAAACTTAAACTTATTCTTCTGTCGCGTAATCCAGTTTTGACCCCCTTTATCCTCAACTAGTCGAGTATGAGGTACATTATTGAACCAAACCTGCACATAAGTTACAATCATTCCTAAATGTTCTGCACATACTTGTGTGTGTGCTATACAAAAGCTATAAACTTTACATCCATACTTGAACTAAGGTGTAAGGAAGCTGCATTTCAAAATAGGCTATAAAGCAAGTACCTCATCGCGGCTCTTGGGCCATGGAATTGGTGCCTTGTAATTCTTCGGCGCCGGAATCAAGCAATTCAAACCATTGCCGGAATCCGGACAATGCCGCTCAAATCTCTCGCCTTTGTCGGTGGACTTGAGCTGCTTAATGGCCTTAGCATTATCCAAACACGGTATAAACTCACTCATAGTCTTCGGACAAAGCTCAAACCTCTTCACactgacccgacccgacccgcgCCCGTCGCTTTTCTCCACCGTCTCATTCTGGCGGCTCCAATTCTCCACCACCTCCTCGGGATCGAACTCGCCGACCTCGAAGTCGTCGGCCATGGTCCCGTTCTCGTCGACGATCCCGAACCGCTGGATCACGTCCGGCGGAGGCGGCGCGGGAGGCGGGGGAGAGGGaggaggcggcggcggcggggcTAGGGTTTCGTTGAGGAGGGCGGAGAGGTTGAAAGGCTTGTTGAGATTGGGGGAGATGGAGACTTTGGGAGGAGATCGGCTGGCGGAGAAGGAGAGGAGCTGCTGGGCGCCGCCGGTCCAGTTCTTGCCAAAGTAGAAGAACGTCGCCGAGATCATGACAAATCCCCATAATTTGATCAGCAATGGGATCCTCAGCCAGTCCGCATTGCCGGAAAATCGAAACATCAGAGCGTGATAATTTGATCAACAAAACGCAGCGTTTTGACGGCAATGTCAGTCTGAGAGTGAGAATCTGGGGGAGGTTTTAGAGTATTGGGAAGCAAATGAGACACTGAGGGGGAGGTTGACTGGTGTCTAACGTCACCCGCGGAGGGATAGAGAGGAGACTGGCGGGAGAAGGAGGGGTGACACGTGTCTTAGGGCATGGATCCGATTGGCAATGTCGGTGACGGAAAGGGATACTTGTGAATCTGGGTTTCATGGAGTTTTCTTTCTATTTCTAGATTAGGGAGCGCCTTGTTAATTCTGGCCGGTCGTGTTAACAAGATGTGACGTTTTCGATTATAAATATCAAGAACAGTCTCATGCAATTGGATATGAACTTcgtgtcaaaaaaaaaattggatatGAAGTAAGTCGGATGATACTTAATacataaagaaaaacaatagcTTTAATCCAACAGTTAAATAAAACTCTCACGTCCGTAGAATTATACATGTTAACAACTTGAAACTTTGTATATCAACCGTTTTGAAAGAGAAACGTAAATCTTCCTTTCTCGACTATCGACCCCAGTACACACAAAGCCTTCACGATCTTTTCATTTCGATATTTACTATTACACACACCCAATTTTTGTAGTTAAATTCCATAGTTAAAATTTTATTCTTCACAAAATATGATAGATTTTTCGAACGAACGATGAAAAATTTCATCTTGATAGTTTCCGCCCATCATCCAATTCGAGTAATATATTTATGGTCCATCTGTGAGTGGAGGGTAGTAGGTATAGTGGAGGGAATCACGGCTAGTGGAGTGATTAGTGGTTAGTGTGAATTAGTCTATATATACCATTGTAATCTGTATATGCATTCATCAATTCAAAGAGCAACAATCAGTATTTtctacttggtatcagagccttcgTGCTTTGTTTTTTCtaggtatttttttttccggtcgtatttttttttacacagTCGGGTCGGGTCTCCTCTTCACCGCTGCATCCTCCAACCGGCTCCGTCACCACTGCCTCCGACGCTCCACGACGACCTCCGGTGCTCATCCGGCTCCGTCTTGCCGCCGCGACGCCGCCGCCCTCCTCCACTGCTGTGTCCGTAGCCGTTCCTCGCCCGACTGCTCTCCGGCCGTTCCTCGACCCGACGACGCCACCCTCCGGTGTTGCTGCGTCCCTCCGACGCTCGCCCTGCAGTCGCAGTCCGCTCCGCCTCGACCCACAAACGTCATCCTTCGCCGCCGGTATTTCTTCTCCACTCAGCCCCGCCGATATTCTTTTCTCCACCCGACCTAATCTCATTTCAGACCCGGCCCAGCCTACATTCAACCCCCCACATTCAACTCGGTCCGGCCCAGCAACTCAACCCGGCAAATCGATCCGACCCGGTCCGCCCGACTCGACCCGGTCCGACCAGATTATGTCGGTGCATTTTCACCGTTAGTGCACGTACACCGTTGACAGATTGTTctatttttttgtgttttttgctGTCTAACtacattgtttctttttcgATGAGTTCTGGACATGAAACTGAGGGTTCTCAACTCCCTGAAGTTCCGACcttcgaagtatctgtcaaaagTTCAGATagtggttcatttgggggCACCAAAATCAACGGCACCAATTTtcgtaaatggaaacgactcatggctgctcatcttcgacgcatgcacaagatgagacatgtcaccggcgtcactaaggctcctagtcctgaggatattgttgcctacaacaaatgggacgacgacgatggtcttgtcatgtccatcttgtggaaagctatgaatgatgagatagttgatctggtggaggcatgtcaTACTGCGCAAGCGATATGTGAGACATTGactggcttatatactaatgactctgatttcatacaagttcatgagttaatgtgcacatcTTTGGCCATACActaggatgggcaaccggtagCACATTATTTCACCaagttaaaaaatatttgggctgagattgatgtgaaacgtccttgcatgataaaaaatcaaaaagatattatttggtaccacaaggagaaggagcttgaacgagttcaccatttcctgaaaggtcttaACGCCAAGCATACCAGTGCGAAAGCCGAAttgctccgaatgaccgaaccacctagcctaCTCGCCGCTGtcacctatatccgaaaggatgagtctcagcaggagagtatTCTTCCGGCACTGGCTGtcatttccagccttactattcATGCTCGCTCTCCGGCACCACCCTTTCTGCAAGCAACTTCCGCTCCCCTTCAtcgacaaggaccaccaccaggtttcgggaatcaacctcgccctccttgctcttattgccatgatactaaccatgctcgtgcgacctgttggaaattatatccGCATCTTAGGCCCAAGAGGCCTAATCATCGTCCCCACGCAAGAGCAGCTCTTCACTTAGTTCTGGAacccgatatctatggtgtggttgggcatgatcatcatactactgGCAGAGCACCTACAGCTTCCATCGTTGGCCGTAGTCAAATTGGTATAgccttcaatatttctcagtctgttagttttgatacttagattattgattcgggtgcatctgatcatatgacttatgataaatcttactttaccgtattgtccccTCTACCCGTACCCtctgttactaatgctaatggtgaggcattccccgtgtTAGGGTCCGAATCTGTTcatattactcccaccatagagcttcacaacgTACTCTATGTacatgctttatctcatcatttgatatctgttccccaattgaacgctgacgctcagtgctctgtaacattttttcctatgtatgtgatctttcaggatcttctcaccggacgggtaattggtcgggggtatctgagagGCCGGTTGTTTtatctggatctgacatacgcagggggaaaaccagggggacagtctcggaccgctttactctccacttctgacaagctaagtgaagtttggttatggcatcgtcgcttagggcatccatcttttagtgttatgaaaaaatctatgcctactttgtttatcaGCGTGGACGAGTCttctttatgttgtgagacctgtgttttgggcaagaatcatcgatctacttattcccctagtacttctactaaaagttttcttccttttgaactaattcattctgatatttggggaccctctaaagagttTACTGTGTCAGACatgcgatattttgtgtcatttattgatgattgcacacgtctttcatggattgttcttcttaaaaataaagatgaggtttttccagcttttcgtgcctttcatacctctgtccaaacacaatataatgccaccattcgagttcttcgttctgataatggggggggggaatatgtgaatcatcaCTTTCAGGAGttttttaacacacacgggattattcatcaaacaacgtgtccttacacacctgagcaaaatggggtttctgaaagaaaaaatcgtcatttacttgacatggctcggtgtattctttttagtgtccacatgcctaaatacctttggggtgatgctgtcattacttccgcccaccttattaatcgtcttccctctcgtgtccttcaagggaaagttccatatgaggtgcttgcatctcatgtctcattaccctcttttcataatcttcctgcccgtgttttcggttgtgttgcttttgttcatcttccaccacatcagcgttctaagttggatgcccgggcggttaaatgtgtgttttttgggtacggaggacatcataaagggtaccggtgctaccATCCCCCTActaggaagtactatgtcactatggatgttacctttttgaggacatgagttattttccctcttctCATACTGCttttcagggggagaattcattttttgaagagttgtatcatggagagggggagacaagtgagtcAGTTGATATGGTAATAGAtcccgttgagattaccaaagcCACACAAGCACCACCTgaggtcgtcactcaagagattcaggcactagaagctgacaacacaactgcccctcatgacTCCCGTATAActatttatacccctgaccaatgctctcctggtacagaagatcactcacctgaggtcagtcattctattagagctaatagtagacaatatgttttgccaaataggtctaatcggggtcaaccaacaaaaagatattaacctacccttcagactaaagccaagtatccggtagcgaattttatatctaccaaaagattatctaagtcatatgagtcatttgtgaatcaaatatctactgtatcagtacctaacaaagtgcaggatgcattggaagatccaaaatggaggaaagcaacggaggaagagatggaagcattacaaaagaacaatacttgggagcttgtacctccaccatatggcaagaagactgtaggatgtcgttgggtgtttacattgaagcataatccagatgggtcagtaagccggtatacaACACGCTtagtagcgaaggggttcacccagacatatggcatatactatgatgagacatttgcacctgttgcaaagataaacactatccgggtattgctttcTGTCgatgctaacttgaactgggcacttaggcagtttgatgttaagaatgcattccttcatggagaactaacagaggaagtatacatggatcttccgcctggatacgtggccgcttctccaagtaactccgtatgcagattgagaaagtctttgtatggtcttaaacagtcacctcgtgcttggtttggaagattctcacaatttagGAGGAAGATTGGCTAcaaaacagagtaattcagaccacacgttatttctcaaatatcaacaagggaaggtaacaaccctaattatatatgttgatgatatggtagttactgggaatgatactgttgaggtggatagattacagaaacaacttgccacagagtttgagatgaaggacctaggtacactcaagtacttcttaggcattgaagtagcccgaggtagtgatggtatctatctgtgtcagaggaagtacatc
This genomic interval carries:
- the LOC126801610 gene encoding probable methyltransferase PMT11 translates to MFRFSGNADWLRIPLLIKLWGFVMISATFFYFGKNWTGGAQQLLSFSASRSPPKVSISPNLNKPFNLSALLNETLAPPPPPPPSPPPPAPPPPDVIQRFGIVDENGTMADDFEVGEFDPEEVVENWSRQNETVEKSDGRGSGRVSVKRFELCPKTMSEFIPCLDNAKAIKQLKSTDKGERFERHCPDSGNGLNCLIPAPKNYKAPIPWPKSRDEVWFNNVPHTRLVEDKGGQNWITRQKNKFKFPGGGTQFIHGADEYLDHMSKMIPDITFGRHIRVALDVGCGVASFGAYLMQRNVVTMSIAPKDVHENQIQFALERGVPAMVAAFSTRRLLYPSQAFDLIHCSRCRINWTRDDGILLLEVNRMLRAGGYFVWAAQPVYKHEEVLEEQWQEMLNLTTRLCWEFVKKDGYVAVWQKPVNNSCYLSRDPETKPALCDSSDDPDKVWYVDLKPCITRLPENGYGANVTTWPDRMQTPPDRLQSIQFDAYISRKELFKAESKYWHEIIEGYVRAFKWKKLRLRNVMDMRAGFGGFAAALIEHNLNSWVMNVVPVSGPNTLPVIYDRGLIGVMHDWCEPFDTYPRTYDLIHAAGLFSIEKKRCNISTIMLEMDRMLRPGGRVYIRDALTVMDELQAIGNAMGWRINLRDTSEGPHASYRLFMAEKRLLH
- the LOC126801611 gene encoding protein HESO1-like, which translates into the protein MAESNMENTLREILHAIEPSRMDREIRRQILQELQGVVESVETLSGATVEPFGSFVSELFTRWGDLDVSVEFSKGSYISSSGKKHKKEVLRDVMKAMRRRGWNICRFIPNARVPILMVKSNHQSNSKDISCDISVNNLKAQMKSKLLLWITDIDPRFHDMILLVKEWAKAHNINDSKTGTFNSYSLSMLVVFHFQTCVPAVLPPLQDIYPGTLTDDLQGLRDDAERRIENNCVENIRKYKTSRLRARNESSLSELFISFLGKFVDLSSKASELGICTYSGKWEAIESNMGRLPKTYCILVEDPFDRPENSARGVSARALNRISEVFEMSRSRLIAACYSSSLAIDSSLLHTLVRPGTVHLIIGNRDYNIEQHQPTDPHHFISESSHSRTTRHYNGPPKPFDPFIREMVPRKNHTGTRVPTGYVRELVDSSPQVHQQLRKLVHSSSQVRPHIQKLVNSSSQILPRVQKSVHSTSQVQSPLQITKPEKAPMVDSSPQVHQQLRKPVQSSSQVRPQMQEPVNSSSQILPHVRKSVHSTSQVQSPLQKTKPGKAPMVQVHQEWRPKKPGMQL